TGTACATGCTTTCTACCTATTAAGATTGAAGCCAGGTTGTATTATGATCAGGGTGTTAATCATATACTTAGTGTTATTTATTATGTCAACATGTTTTATATTTCCTTGAACTTTGAAGAACAGATCAATGCTTTTCAGCATTGCGAGCTGCAACGTGTCATGTCTAGTTTTTGGACTTATAAAAAATGGACTAATAGGAACAATTTAAACTGCTGAACAAATAGGACTTTGTATGTATTGTGGGGTTTTTCTCATATGGTTGGGAAATAACAAATTGGATATGGTCAAGGAGGATGAGCCTGCTGAACCGTGTACAGTACAGAGGGACTCGATGCTACCTGCATACTTCTGTGTGTACGACCAAGCATACATCTCAGTACACTACTCTCGATATGTTCTGTTCATTTGCCTGTGAAGGCGTTTATTCTATGTAATCACCTCACTTAGATTGAACTAGACAACAGCCTGtactatttttgtatttgatCCAACGATTTTAAACTGCTGAAAGATCAAATAGGCACTTGGGAGGTAAAGGGAAAAGATATGTTTTCTGCCAAAGAAATGGATCAGTCGATGTGGCACAAGCTGGATTTGCGTCCCGTAATTTATTCTGATTCAGAGCGGCAGATTCACAGATTTTTCTTGGGGAATTTGCCCTTAACGATGGTTTTGAGTCGCAGTGTAATGTTAAGCGAGAGTGTATGTAATTCTGTTCCTCAAATGTGTCACAAATTTAGTGAGAAAAATAAAACGATTCTGTTTGACGGTTCTCTCTTgccgttttttgttgttgttttactgtatAACTTTAATTACAACACATTAAAAGCAGATTCAACATCATAAATGCTAGATGACAGCATAACTGTAATATATTGATATTTCAGCAGGATAAATAAGATGCATACACAGGTAACCATCACTTTTATACAACTGGCTGCTTATTAGTCTTTCTAcacatattatttgtttaatatggCACATGCaagggcaaaaaataaaaaataaatggaagaaAATACACCTGGTGGATCTAATTCCGAAATGGGCTACAAAGTGGATCATACACATTCTTTGTACAGTCATACTCAATTTTTCAATTCTCACTCTGTTCACACACAATATTTACatcatatacatacagtattatcACTCATATTAAGTGCTCATAATCAGTGAGTATTGCATATTTTCATTTGGAAGTTACTCTGGAAAACTGGTGATGTTTGGTTAATACAACCCACTAGTGAACTAACTGATGTGGATTGGGCTAATGAGTTAACACTGGTGATACGTGTTACTGAAAGTCTTTAAAACCCTTGGATTGCGGCACGCACGTAGAAGAATGAAAGAGAGAATAAGTGAGAGTGAAGTTGTTTGTGTGGCAGTGTTGAAGGAATAAGTGTGGTTATTAAGAAAGTATGAATACTGAGTGGATTTGTGTGGACAGTTTAATCGAGGTACAAAATAGAGAGAGGAATCGCTTTAACATCTATCCTCCTCTTCCTTTTTATGAGATCTTTAAGTTATGGTAATGTATCAGCAAAAATGATATCAATAAGTAATATCTTGTTTACTACACTGGAAATGTGGCTAATAGTCACTATTACCATTTAGGAAAGGCTGCCAGTCTTGGCTGTTTGCTAATAAAAGTGCAGATTAAAATGTGTCAAATTTGAAATTTCACCGTTCGTTTTTAACAAATCACATCTTCATAAGTTAAGTAtgttaataacacattttttttttctgtggaatacaaaGTGAAATATTTTATCAGACTTTGCAAACcattattttaccttaaaataaataccCCAAAAGGAGAAAAAAGTAGGGTTATTGGAAGCCATATCACATAAGTAATTATTGACCAAAAATCATGATAGTGAAAAAATCTACTAAAATCTACAATCTTAGTACGATACttaatatatcatataaaatgtgtttatatcaaGTGAAGAGGTGCATTTCTGTTCAAATAGAATTTCAGAACAAGTTGTTTCTCTTTTTTGGAGGCTGAACCTTGATTCAAAGTGCAGCAGatcctaaataaatgtattgaagCAGGAGGGCAGCACATTTCTACAGAACCTTACATACATGTCTtaaatgagacaaaaacacatAGAAAAGACTCATGTTTATATTTGGTcatttgagtagttttcctcaaTGGACCAGACGTTTTTGAGGTCTTCTAAAAATCAAAAGATCTtactaaatttatttacatttgtatatttttatatacatacaaaaaaggATAGATAGAATCAAGCTTATAAAATGGATCATCAACTAGTAGCAATGGGAATACTTGAATGATCAGAAGCTCAGAGCATCGCCTTCTCTTGCTTTGACTGAGGACTGTGGATAATTTCCTGTAAGAAGGTTCTGTACAGTAGCTCTAGTCCATTAAGATGCAAACATGTGTTTGAAACGCTGATGTCCTAATACAGGAGTCGAGATACAAGGTCTTCGGTTATGATGAGTTTGGTTTTACTTGCTGTTGGAATTGTTTTGTCTTTGGCGAGATGAGAGCGCAAATGTGGTGAATTGGAGAGGATCCttcattctaaaaataaaaaataaaaaaataatttaaaaacacaaaccatAACATCATATAATGGACAGACAATCTGTTCTTTCTAAGCATGCTATTACCAAAACTCTTGGACAATATAACATGCAGCATGAATTTTAAAGGTTCGAAGCCTAACCTTTGAGGGAATAAAAATGGAAGGGAATGGAAATTTGAGATTGTTCATGCTTTAAAATCAGTCGTGCTGATTTTAATTCAACTTCAGTCTCTTCTTTGTGTCATTTACGCATCCGTGGCTGCTCAAAAGATTCATTCCAGAGTTATCATATCGACAGTCATGTCAGGAAATGATCATATCATATTCTGCATTCAAATCCAAAATTGTACATGTAAATTGAATTCTTTAGAAAGCTGGAGCTTTATCACAGACTGAGGAGGAAAGAACCCGAAACTGAATTAAAATCAAGCCTAGTTATAAGTTTGATGTGCAATACATGATATACAGAGACCCAAAAAGCGTTTCGAACACTAATGACTAAATAATTGTATAACCATGAAGtatcacaatacattttataccatatttttagatatttaaaactAACAAACTACTCTTtgctataagaaaaaaaaaaaaactacttgctTTGATATTCAATGATGTCAGATGCATGCAATTTCCTTTCATTTTTCCcccaatacattaaaataaatcatcatgGAGTAAAAAGTTTACTCACTCAAAAGCGTTCACATTCAAAAAATTAGGACAGGCCTGGAATTTGACTATTTtccttatttaatgtaaaaaaaaactatactataAATGGTCGTATgaattttaaaaggaaaaaaaatggtaGCCACTTTCACAGAAAATGGTACAAAACGGTACAAGATAATCAACTTCAGAAGGACAAACCAAAGGAGAGCAACTTTTTAAAGTCAATTGGAAATCAGTTCAGCAGATTGTCAAATTATGACTGTTGTTTTACAATTCCTCTCCCTAATTTTGTGTCcatgcacattaaatataaacagtaaGAGTAGTATGTTAGTATGTTATTCTGAACATTTCATTGACGTATAACTCAAAACCTGTTTACCATGTTTTATAAGAGTAAAATATAGCACAGTGAAAGCTGCATTCTAAATACAGAATGTAATAGTGTGATATTTCAGATTGATAGTGCTTGCAGTGACCAATCTGAGCATCATGTCAACCACAAAAACTGCACAgatattaagattttaaaaaatcatcagctgacagtcagatCAATTTAGAGACAAATGAATTAAATTGTTGACAATGTCATTTTCTATTCATGGCAATAACCATAAAGTCACAGAAATGACTACACCGCTTTAATCTGAAGAAATGTTTATTAATCTTTTCAAGAGTAGAAAGTCACATGGTCATTTAGCAACATTACACTGTTCTGCTGTCGCTCAAAATACATGCATATTTGGAGTGTATATACTTTGCTGTACAATTATTGTACATTCTCTCCTTTTACGCACATCCAAAAAGTGGGCATTCGACATAAATATCATGACAGAGGTGGAGCTCTCTCGGAGCGTGGCGGCTGTATCATGGTCTTTACTCTAGTGCAGAAAGAAGAAACACTGGCACTGGCTTCCAGTCCTTGACACCTTACTGCTTTTGTCTCTAAATTCATCAAAACAGAGATGGTGAGTGTTGGCAGAGCTACAGCAAGACTTTAGTTTAGTTACACACAGAAAAGGACAAACGgtgtaaaagcaaaaaaaaactatagctGGAGGAGATACAGACAGAGGCAAAGAACCTGGCAGGATCTTTGGTGGAGGAAAACATGGGAAAAGTGAAAGCAAGTGTACAATCTGGACGTCTCCACGAATACTTTGTGGTAATAATGAaggtgctttttatttaattgtgcatcACCTTCATGTACAACAATAAATCGACTTCTCAAGTACAATACAGAGAAAATATCGAGCAGTGCACCTTTAAACAATTACTAGACCAGACAAGCAATATGGTGTGTCTATCACATCAGAGAAACCTTCTTTCTTTTATAGCTTAATCATAAGCATTTTGTTTCTATGAAAAAGGTTCCCTTTCATTACAACACTGGAACTAAGACTTTAACTTTCACTCCTGTGAAAAAGGCTAAAAAACTCACACAAGTGGTGTGTAAGTGTATTATAAGCatcaaatataatgtttaaattgATACTAAACTGAAAAGTATGGTATCAAATctgattattgctgtttttacataTGTTTCGAATCTAAAAGCTGTACTGTACACTGGGATCTGCAGGGATCTTGTTGAACCAAATGAAACAATGCATCCATGTCAAAGAAAAGATCAGAAATACTCATGATTACAACTTAACATTTGATTATCAGTTATAGTACTTACAAATATTGTGTGCTATGTACAAGGCACTGGATCACAtggattatattaataataagacTTGGCACATCATTAATAGGGATGTATCGCTGAAACAATCGCAACACAAACATCAGTGCAGAAGAGAAAATAATGGATAGTTCGGATTctaaaatctgattggatgagctaAACATTCTACATGAATAAATTAGAGATGTTTCTTGGCAACAGTAGCTGGCCTAGACTAAAACTAGATTGTTCATTCCTTTCTGCTTTTACTCATATAAGCAATGAGCCGCTTGTTACCATGTGTTACAGTGATGTACTGTACCAAATCACTAACACACAGCTTCTCACTGCTTCACTCGTGGATGGTGGTGAGACATGGATATGTAGGTACCAGTTGTCTTTTCTTTCATGCATGAACCATGAATTCCAGAAACGAcccatttttgtcatttatatttaaagtatttgttCCGATTCAACTTCTATGCTTTCAAACGCAATCTTCACTTGAGACTCAGGGAAGGTCAAGTGTGTACTGCACATCAGAATTGACCGTCCTAATCTACAACACTTGACACATTTAGAACACAGATACTTCATTGAAGGGACTCCAGGTGAGATATTAGGAGATCACGGAGACCCTTTTATAACAACGATAACAAGCAATGAAATGGAAAAACACTGaaagtttacattattttttatgcaaatttaCCAACACAGAATATGGTCTTTCTCAGCCGAGTTTCATTATTAACAGTCGTTTATACTTGGATAAACCCACTGGAATTGTTACAAACAATAACTTTAATCATATTACCACACTGGTTTTCATTAAAGATTTTTTGTTCaacaaaaaaatagatatatatttactcgccttcatgttgttccaaacctaaacAACTTTTCTATCttccacagaaacaaacaaaaaataaattattatttctgaGCTGTTCTCTTCCCTCAAGTGAAAGTGAATGAGGATCAGTCGATGTCAAACtccaaaatgaccaaaaaaactAGAAGAAAACCTGGTTaccattcactttcactgcaaggagaaaaaaaaatacttcttcgATTTCATAAATAtgtctttttgtgttccataaaagaaaacataataaaatcatgtaaacaacagaatttaaattttcatgtaaactattcctttaaatccgTGGACCCCTGGAtgcaaaatgtaatgcatttatacattgttgacatgtacagtacatgcatgaAAGACAGGCAAGAGATACATAAAGACAATTCAACATGTTTACTGAAGAAAGTTCAACATTCTCATGATGGGAGCGTATAATGAGGAAGGTCAACATGGAATACTCAGCATTCCGGTTCCGTTAGGCTGCGTCCAACTGGGATAAAATAAGGGAACTAGAAGGTGGGAAGGGTGGATCTAGATCCTCTTCCTCTGAGGGTGGAGTGAAGGGGGATGACAGGGGAGTGTGTGTGGACGGAGGGGAAGGTGGTGTCTCACACTGTCGAAATCAATTTGCCCTCCGCACTGTGGAACAAAGAGAGGGAGATGCTGCCAGGTTGGCTTTGGACACAGACACATTGAAGCACAAAGAGCATAAAGCACTGAtgttcaaggaatagttcacccataaatgaaaatggtcatcatttacttaaaAGTTTCTACTTCCAAGCATCTGTGACTCTTTATGTGGAACAGCAATGTACTGGTGCTCTCTTTTTTCCCAGGGTCATGagttttatgaatataataaatttgttttttgaacttagaaacctttttttttttttttttgtggtccattgaaggaataaattacatgtccTTTGTtatgacatgagagtgaataaaagattgtcttttaatttttgagcgaactattcctttaatgttactGCTAATACTAATCTCCATTAATGCACATTACAAACAAGTGATGGGCAGCATTTCCTACAagtcacgtgtgtgtgtggttcagtaGTAAAATGTAAACAGTTCAAATGTGTTGTCGTGTTCTAATCAATATAAGAAAAAGCTTTAAACCCAACCCATACACATGCATTGTGGAAATGGAAGCCCATTGTTCTAAATGCATCATGGGGGTCAAATCTAAATGGTGTGTACAGCAAGGTATAAAGTGAACTAGTATTGACAATATTAGGGATAGCATGTGGAACACTGCTTCTCATGAATTTCCCTACAGAAATTAAAACTGTAACAAAAGACACTGAAAGACTAATTGACAAACACACATGGACAGGAAAAGCAAGAATGGAATGGTAacttaaatggaaaaataaaatattttaaaatatttaatatgtaccTACTTTAAATTGTGATGCTAAAGGAACTTGGAATAAAAGCTGGGGATGGTCTTCTCCATAGATGACCCAgaagggtttatttatttataaaaaaattgataGTGATGTCACACAAGGTGCTttgtacaatacaaaaaaataagtttattcaaattGATAAAGTATGGATACACCATGTTCAAGAGAGTAGGTATTTCATCTATGGGAAAAGACCAAAAACGACTGACTACAGCATATTATTGCAAGGTTTATGAAACCCATTTAAACAATCAGAGGTTTCTCCTTTGTTCAATATGGGTTTAGGTGCCGTTTGGTCACCCGCCCACCTTTTGTTTGGGCTAGACCTTCAGAAACGTCAGCTATGTTCGTCTGTTCCGGCTGCAGGTCAAGCAAACAAGACTTTTTTGCTTGCCATAATCAAAATTCAAAATATGTGGgatttttaaattcaaacaaaacCAGAGAAGAATaagtcaaataaaaagaaaacaaagacagaacTTACAGACaaactaaaatgcttttttaaaatactgtttctgTTCAGTTGGCATACGAGTAAGTCAAAATGTAGGTCTTACCTCGTTTGGAATCGCGACTCATACTCCTCCAACCCTTGCTGTAAAGAAAAAGAGAATATCTTTTAGTCATCTAATTTTCCTTAAATGCCCAGTAGACGGCAGTAGAAGAATGCATAACACTTATGAACTGCAGTATTGATGATAGTTAATGCAGCTTTGCTGTAACCAGGAATAAAAAAGGAGGTCATTGAGTGCATCCAGAACCGGAACAATGGGAAGAACCAATTGAGCACTTATCTCTGGGAGAACAGAGAAACACAACAGACATACATGtccttttttttccccaagcAAAACTTAATTAATATTGAATGCACTAAGGAGGGGACCCGGGGGTAATGATGAGCATTGTTACATAACAAAGCCCTACTTCTGATGTATTTCGATCCTGCTCCAAAAGCATTTGCATGCTTTTTCATACATATTTAAGTCATTGCAAGGCATTGCAAGTATAATTATTTCAGTTAAGTGTAGTACACATACATGTTTTTCATTCAAACTATTCTCAAAAATAAACAATGGTTTTAAATGCCAAAGACAAAcactagatttttttgtttgtaacaCCATGCCAGCTATTGTCCATAACTAAACTAATAAATTTGAAGAATAGTTTAAATGTTCTAAGGCTGCTGTGTGTAAATGTCTCAAAATGTCCTTTCAAAGGGAAGTTTAATCAAACAGGGCAGGTCTTCTCTAATGTGGGCTCAGGCTGCTAAAATAAGACATGGTCACAGGTGGAAACTGGGTAATGTCCTGGAACGTCCTCTATGCGGTTAGCTGGAGATTGGGCTGTATTAATCGAAGTGTCACCCCGCTATATTTTAGCATGTCTGATAAATGTCTACATAAGGTGATTAATGCTTCAAtaccattaacatttttatagaaagcTATACTAATATCTCCATACATCTATCAAGGTTAATCATTTTGTATTGGAGGTAGAATGACACTGCAATTAAGAATAggcaggatgtgtgtgtgtgtgtgtgtgtgtgtgtatagcctaCTTGTGAGAATCCTGGCATTGCCATGCTGTATGGTCTCTGTCGGCTGTGTGGTGTGCTCTGCTGCTGGGTGAGGAAGCGTGTGGGCATGCCATAATCAGGTGTCGGCAACGCCATCTCTCTCTCCAGAAGATTTCCTGTGCTGCTGCTCCTCGTATGCTGCaaacttcaaacacacacatatatatgcattGTTAGTTAACGTGATTTCATTTCTGCAATGTGacatttctgaaaaatgtttGACTATATTTTATTGATTGGGAGTGACTGGATCAAGAAAGTGGGTGTTGTGTACTCAATTAGAGCCAAATGtgatgcacatttattaaaaaggaaaattgtATCAGAGGAAGAGCAAGgcattttatttagaattaaagGTTACAAAggcttttctctttggagtaacatgcactgatgaatcagtCACAAAAAGACTATGAATGTGCATGAATAAAGTAAACAAGGTCTGGTTTGACTGGTCATGTCAACAGTCAAGCCTTTCTCAGTTGCATGCTTTATGGTGTTATGCAGCTCATGACGTAGTTCTCTAATTGCATTTCATAGGTTGTGCCAGCATGATATTAAATGGCATTTAAACATTGAAAGGGCTTTAATATTCAGTCAGACTCACCTGACGTGGAGTTTATTGCTGTCTGGCTCAGGAATCACACGGGTATAGGAGAACGGGAACCAGCCTCTCCTGATAGGACACATACAACATGGAATCTGAAGCAGTTTCTCTGGTTCATCAAATCCTTACATTTTTCTGTATGCATGAGCAAATTTTATTGTGAAGTTAACCACAAGACACGTACATTCTGTTTTTCTCGTTTTCGCCGTAGTGCCAGCCGTCCCGGGCTTCAGGCACCAACAGTGTAATGATGTCTCCTTCCATAAAGCTGAGGAGTGTGCTGTTGTCCCCGGCGGCGTGAGAGAAGAGGGCCTGAACGCGTGTCCGTCCATTTCTCTCCAACCCAGCTGCCATCGAGCTAGACCTGGGGAGGGTCTGTGTCTCTGCTGGGGTCAGAGATTAGAAAACCACACTGAGctatttttatatagaaatatgaCAGAAAAATGACATACATTTCCTTCAAAACATATCGTACAAtccaataaattaaaaatgaactatttaaccctaacatttatgtatatatttgttgtattttgggATTTAGAATATTTGTTTTAACATAATAATGTCAAACTATTGGAATTAGTTTAGGACTACTTGAGTTGCCTTACAAGATTTCATTGCAGCTCAGTAGGTTTAGTAAAACCTTTTCAAATTCCAATTAAAAATTGTGAATGCCTCTTATTTGGCGCTTCTTAAAAATACTTGCCTCAAAGAGAAACTATACCCTTCACCTATTTTCTATCCATTTTTAATGCTGTCCTCTCTATTCCCTCCTGCTCTGCCCTGTTTTCATTTCCAGCAGTGTTTGCCCTGTTATTGTCCACTCACTACTTTCTCAAggaggagagtgagagagaaacgCACGGGTGCGCAGACACTGACACAGCTATATATACAGACGGCAGATTATTAAGTCTTATAGAGATTCTGGGTTTTGAATAAACAGCACTGAAATCTTCCATATGTCATGATCAGAGAGTTACTGTTTGCATGGTCGAGGGTAAGTCCCTTAACTTACCCAAAGTATTCTTGGGCTTTACAGGTGCAACCTTGCGGACAGGTAGGGTGTTGGAGAAGGTCTCTCCACCTTGTCTGTGGGCCGGTTTCTCATGTGCGGCTCTGGTCTCCATCCAGCGTTGGTAGTCTTCTCCCACATGGACCCCTGAGCCATTCACAATGGGAACACCCTCTACTCCCATCATCCTCTGCAAgataaaattcacatttaaaagaaaCCTAGTTTCCATGTATACTTGAATACATGCATTTGAaatgaatttgaaataaaaaaaataccatcaAGCATTAGTCACACTCCCgaaatgacatttaaatgaatGTCCTTCCTTATAAGATGCAGTTTTAACCATCTGTGACTTGATATAGTTAGAAACGTTAAAATCTCTTGCATGTAAATCAGAGATTTGGTCTTATGCAGATGCAAACACAATGACAAAGAAAACTTGCAGTTATGCCgcctgccactttaaatgcttaaGCTCTTTAAAACAGAATGGATTCTTATTGGCTGTCAATATTcgtataatttattaaaattttattgaaattttttttttgaaaacaatttCAATGATATCGTTCCTGTTATAATTAGGTTGTGGTGTGGACTAATATTCTGTTAAATGCAGAATAATTGTTACTGCACTGTGATAAACTGTAAACTAAAGAGAGCTGTAAGTGCCAGCAGGTTTATGATTATTCTTTTCACAGCATGGTGGTCATTATGGAACTGTATTTTAATGACTTTATATCCATCTATACTAATTTTGAACTCTCTCATTCCTATGGCTGAGTGTGCCCCCTACTTTACAAAAACCCACAGGATGCAATTATACACATCATTAATGTAACCATTTACAAATGATCTTGCTACAGTTAAGACACTATTATTTTGTggcttacattttttattatttttttggtcgGACTGGGATTCTAACTCACTGTCTGTTGGTTCCCCATGAGAGCTGCCAGCTCAGGTGGCACAGGAAGTGGCTTGGCCCCAGGGATGGGGTCTGAGATGGTCAGGCTAGATTTAGAGGTGTGGTGGACACTGGGTCCCAGCGTCCCCGTGGCTCCTGAGCCCATCTGCTGAGCTAGAAGCATTGCCCGCTCTGGGAGTTTATTTGGGTCGGCACACGCTTGTTGCCACAAAGGGATCTTTTGCGTCAGCAAGTCTCTgccctaaaaacaaacaaacagcaccaCAACTAGTATTAGCAGCCAGCATAAATGAGGCAAGCTTTACACACCTGCGAGGGAATAATTTAGATcagtcaaaaaaacaaacatggcaAATCAAGAATACCAGACCAAATTCAGACTCTCTCTGTGACTATAAAGCTGAGGTTTCAGGGGTGAGCTCTTCAGTTGATGGACTGATAGGGAGAGGGAATGCGGTCAAGTGTGATAAAGTGATCCCTCCTCACCTCGCTTACTTCTGAAGTTCTGAGACATCGCTCTCTATCCTGACAACCCTTCCCTTCCCTGAAGCCTGAAATAGCCTCATTACACTGCCCTATGCACAGGCAGTGAGCCTGGTTGAGCTCTACAACCAGTAAGAGAGACTAGGATTGCCTGGAGACCTCTGAATGTAGAGCACAGGAAGTGCAACTTTATCTTTGGACTCTTTC
The sequence above is a segment of the Carassius auratus strain Wakin unplaced genomic scaffold, ASM336829v1 scaf_tig00000450, whole genome shotgun sequence genome. Coding sequences within it:
- the LOC113068994 gene encoding brain-specific angiogenesis inhibitor 1-associated protein 2 isoform X4 — encoded protein: MVLSQASKMSRTDEVHRITENVYKSIMEQFNPCLRNFVAMGKTYEKALSSVTFAAKGYFDALVRMGELASESHGSKDLEEAAWDVLFQMAEVHRQIQMQLEDMLKSFHNELLTELEKKVELDVRYLNAALKKYQMEHKSKGESLEKCQAELKKLRRKSQGSKNPSKYGDKEMQYVETISSKQNELDKYISESYKNALSEERRRYCFLVDRQCAAAKTSNAYHTKGRDLLTQKIPLWQQACADPNKLPERAMLLAQQMGSGATGTLGPSVHHTSKSSLTISDPIPGAKPLPVPPELAALMGNQQTRMMGVEGVPIVNGSGVHVGEDYQRWMETRAAHEKPAHRQGGETFSNTLPVRKVAPVKPKNTLAETQTLPRSSSMAAGLERNGRTRVQALFSHAAGDNSTLLSFMEGDIITLLVPEARDGWHYGENEKNRMRGWFPFSYTRVIPEPDSNKLHVSLQHTRSSSTGNLLEREMALPTPDYGMPTRFLTQQQSTPHSRQRPYSMAMPGFSQQGLEEYESRFQTSRNRRT
- the LOC113068994 gene encoding brain-specific angiogenesis inhibitor 1-associated protein 2 isoform X3 produces the protein MVLSQASKMSRTDEVHRITENVYKSIMEQFNPCLRNFVAMGKTYEKALSSVTFAAKGYFDALVRMGELASESHGSKDLEEAAWDVLFQMAEVHRQIQMQLEDMLKSFHNELLTELEKKVELDVRYLNAALKKYQMEHKSKGESLEKCQAELKKLRRKSQGSKNPSKYGDKEMQYVETISSKQNELDKYISESYKNALSEERRRYCFLVDRQCAAAKTSNAYHTKGRDLLTQKIPLWQQACADPNKLPERAMLLAQQMGSGATGTLGPSVHHTSKSSLTISDPIPGAKPLPVPPELAALMGNQQTRMMGVEGVPIVNGSGVHVGEDYQRWMETRAAHEKPAHRQGGETFSNTLPVRKVAPVKPKNTLAETQTLPRSSSMAAGLERNGRTRVQALFSHAAGDNSTLLSFMEGDIITLLVPEARDGWHYGENEKNRMRGWFPFSYTRVIPEPDSNKLHVSLQHTRSSSTGNLLEREMALPTPDYGMPTRFLTQQQSTPHSRQRPYSMAMPGFSQQGLEEYESRFQTSAEGKLISTV